Below is a genomic region from Eupeodes corollae chromosome 1, idEupCoro1.1, whole genome shotgun sequence.
GGTGTTGACGATAGCTTTTCTATAACGTAGGTGTATGGAGAACTTTGAGAGTAATAGTTTAAGGGAGATAACATCCTAGttactgataaagcttcggttccaaTCAcggaaatcaagcatcagtgagggTGGTTGGTAGACAGATagaggaccgtctcgaaacctaccgcatgctgttgtcatgtgttctttcttgtattaatgtcttttCTTGTTATCACCTTTTATAGTcttagtcgctcaaggtgctgtgccTCTACTCTCTACGGAATAGTTTGTAATGTAATATAATAGTTTAAGAGATTAGCATCAACaaacaaccatttttttaagacttcaaGTGCTTTATCAAACCTTTTGATATGttgatttatttagaaaaaattgtgaATGTTGATGCTTTGATCATATAgacgtttaaataaatttaaatatgctCCAATTGACTATAGTCTAAGTCAAATATGAATGAAACTTTACCTCATGGAATGGAGCCTCATTGAAGTCTAGTTCTACCATGTGCAAACATAAAATTTTTCTTGCaagcttatttcaaaatttggtacAAGAAATGTTGAGTTCTTATGACCTCAACATAAGGAAGCGTCAGATTATCGGAATTCAACATTGTGATCAGATCACTGTATGAAAATATAGTTTACAGCTTAACCTGTTGTAGATATTTTCCTAACTGATATTGCTTTAGAAGTTACGAACATATGTCAATTAGGAATACGACTGTCTTAATCTCTCATCTCatcttatttttgattttttaatctttttctaaatgatttaaaaatttaaagacttgtttttaacattttatttagaaaGCTTTTTTTGATGTACTCAGGGTGTGATAGTAACTGCTAAGGACAGGTCTAAGGTCTTTTGTTTAATCCCTGTCTGCGCCATCtaatttttcacgggtactgcctttcctcttgcgaggaattgacaaatcctctaagaaaaattcttgtcatgaaaagtgctttctcaaataagcctttCGGATTCGCTTAGAACTGTAGGTCCCCGAAATTTTGTGAGGTGATGTGAACCAATGTTGACACTTTTTGACAGAACTGtcctcgtttttttttttattaattactaCCTTGGTTGTTTTCAATTTGCAATGACTCATGGTTTCAAGGCACATGGAAGGGCCTTATCTCAAAGACATTTGTATTGCTATCAAATCTGTCgattttgacaacaataaagGCGTAATTGTGTGTTAAGATtcctatttaaatatttttattgatgacaaccatttttcattttttttctagcAATTTCAACCATGGGCTTTAAAAACTTATGGCGATCaggccaaaacaaaaacaattactcTTCGCAAGAAAGCTAGGATTCTCAAAGCACTAGAAGGCAAAGAGCACAGTAAGCCTGATAGTTCGAAATTTCGTTTTTGGGTGAAATCGAAAGGTAAGTCTAAACTACAtgctaaaaaaatgtgttcttaTAAATCTTTTATGTATGTTATTTAAAGCTTTCACAACAAAACGGCCTGAGTGTTTTGAGAATGTTCCAGACTATCCTGCGAGTAGTAATACTGAATATCCTAACAATATTGATCTTTTTGTAGCTTCAACAACAAAGGTGAGTTTTGATTCTtagcttaaatttatttaaggtttttaactACTAGAGATTAacattgaaatttgtttcaaaaacgcaatttttgtttgtatttgacacattttaatttcattttcgtcAAACAGGACTTCGGCCAACGAATCTATCGCAAGGTAGCTGTAGTCGAAGAATTCTTCAACATCATCTATAATATTCACGTGGAAATGGGGGGTCGTAGCGGTAGACATGCTGGCCAAAAGCGAACTTATCGCATTGTAAGAGTTTGTATTGAAAACTAGATTTCCATTAACTATAAACCTATTTCCAGACGAATGTTTCTAATATTGCTTAATTCTTTTCTAATTTTCTAGATTACCGAAACCTTTGCATTTTTACCACGTGAAGCTGTTACCAGATTTCTTTCAGCTTGTCCAGAATGCAAGAAAAATCTTCGCCCTCTCTCGCCGGGTCGTCGTTCGCCAGCTGACGATGAGATACCCAATGAGAGTTCTTCAGAAATCGATGTGCTTAATGTTTCCTCGCAAACTGAGAGCTCGCTTGAAGTACCCAAGTCTTCTACTCCAGTTAGCAAAGTTGAAACACAAATCATGACAACGACATTGcaatatagaaaaaaatcatCTCCCAATCCTAGCCCGAAAGATGAATTGAAGACTCCCACAGAGTCTTCGGCCTCATCGTTTTCCTATCCCAGTACTGTTCAGAAAATCCGTGTTAATCCCGCTTTACAGACACAATTGTTTGACTCTGAACCGGTTCGGAATGGAACACCATCAGCTGCCACTGCTTCTACATCGACAACCAATAGCCCCCAAATGAACTTTGGTTTGCTCAATCGAGAAAGTCTGATAAGATACTATGAGTTCATGAGAATCTTATATGGCCAATCGATGCCAGCACAGCCTGAGAAGAGTTCACCTAGAAAAGAATCCACACCCAAGCCACAGACCTCACAATCGATTCCCCGAGAAATTATCAATCTGACACTTGACGATGAACCTACTACCAGTGCAGCAAGCTTGGCAATACAATCCGAATCGGTCCAGAAGTCGACTCCCTCTCAACAGGTATGTGCAATTAATCTATCAAAACCTTTTTTCAGCAATCCACAACCCGATGTTATTTCCAAACTTACTTCGAATGTCAGTTCGAATGCCACTTCAAACATCACTTTGAATGTCACTTCAAATGTAGTTGCGAACATCCCTCAACCATCAAAACCACCAGAACCTTTGTCTTCATCAGAACTTGCTTTGCCAACATTAGTACCACCTCAGCCAATCCAAATTCCAAAACCACCTCCGATGCAAGAGGGGATCCCACTAGAGGGCCAACCTCAGCAATTGGATCTTCGAAAATTAAAACCCATCACGTCGACCTATCTAACTCTAACACGAAGCATGGGCTTAAGCGATGCTGATGCCCTAATGTTAGACGACTTGGTGAGTAAGGACTTTAAATATactttataagaacaaaaacaaattgtttcattatttttattattattattattattattaatattttttttactattatgattattacttttattatatttgtataagtaaattattacatttatttaaacaaactgattttttaatattttattacgttttttcttcttttttattacgGATGAGTTTTCTTGACgctatttaaaactttgaataaaTCAAGATGCTTCGCTTTCATCATGcttcataaaattattattattatgcttcaatttgtttatatagcTTTATGCTtgattaataattgttttattaagtttgactaaagaaaaaaaaatataaaaaaattaataatattttcttttataaaatttaaaaaaaaattaaaaatatattcctaGGTACCGATTTATtaagacttaaatttgttttttattttctttttgttcttttaaaaaaaaaattattttgtgcattaaatttatattatattatcgCTTCCGCTTAACTTGATTTGCTTGTAATATTTTTGCttcttgtgttttgttaaaaaaatataattaatttgttttggaatGTTGAATAATTAGAAGCTATTTGTTTAgcccaaacaaaataaaattgttttattttacgtaACATAAAatccaatttgttttattttagaggaAAAAGCGTAAGTAATAGAGAAGTTTGAAGATTGAAGAGAAAATGTTGCTTGaagtattatttaattatatttaatattagcaaacttttatgcaaaattgaaaattgcttaaaatttattgtcgagatcaattttaattttattgaatacttATTGAAAAAAGTGGTCTGAAGTTCTTACATTTTCGtggtaaaaaagaaataagatgtATAATAATGTGTATGATTATTTTGACGGAAGAAATGAATTTGACGTTTATCTGTGTGGTATTAATAAGTAAACACTATAACCCAAAAATTTGGTATTTGGCACTAATCCGGGTTTGTTTGTGATTTAAAAGTGaagtgttttgatttttgtgttctCATAAAGATTAATAAAGTCCCAGTTAAAAAATCCTGCTTAAAAATGTAACTGTTGATTGAGCAATTTGTATTCGATTGATCGTGATTTCGGTGATTTGACGGAGGTTTAAACAAAGTTTAATGGACTTTGAAGTCATATACTATACCTTCAGTTTTACTTCACTTAACCTTCCAAATTTGGGTAAAAAATAATGggacatttttgtatgtatgtgttttttaaagtctttaattttttctaaattaattttatcctgCTCAAATTAATTACCCCACCCCTTTCCCTTATTGCAATACAGTTAGTTTTTGCGGATATGATCACGAATTTAGCGTTACAGTCTGTGAAGTAAGAGTGTGTTTGATTTTACCGACAGTTAATGAAAGATTTCGCTCTAATTCCTTCGCGAACCGATAGAGGGAAGCTTTGTCGTTGACGCATTGTCAACAAAGGTTCAGTTGTTGTTGATCATTCGAAAGATCATCACGCTAAGGGCCGTGAGTGCTAAGCACGCGTCGCGTCGCGCTACTGAGCTGTGTTCCTTTGCATCCACCCGAAAGGTCCCATAATGTCGCAACAAGCGGCtgctaaatatttaagaaagtcGAAGGCGAAGAAGTGGATACAGCGATATAAAGTGGCTGAAAATGTCGAAGGTTTACCAAAACTTGGTTCGATAggaaaagtgaacaaaaaagaatagtGAGTCTGTTTTCTCCCTGCTGCAAGGACAAGCTAAATTAATGACAAAAGGTTTAGATATATCCTACGAAACTATCCGAACCCTTCTTCATACTCTTGATCTGAAATGGCGCAACACAATGAAGAAGCCACTGTTGACTGAAAAACATGTGACATGTGAATATTgatagaaattttgaaaattgtccgtCGCAGTCGCCCGATGCAAACCCTTCGAAAATGTGTGGGCATATGTCAAACAGAGACTTGGTGCATGATGCACACACACTTTGAAGCAGTTGTCTAACCACATTCGTCGGATCTGGAGATCCTTGCCACTAGAATACGCCTTCAAATTAGTAGAAAGCATGCCTCGGAGGTGCCAGGCAATTATCGACGTCGAATTGCATCATTGTTTGTAATTCCTATTTTCACTTCTCGGATTTCACTCAAAATGATTTTCACTAGTCCTTCTGACATCCCAACAAGATCAGTAAGGGACTTTAAAATCGAAGACCTTGGAGCATTAGTTCTTGAATTTTCTTGACTCAGTTGCTGTAGTGTATGTTGATGGTCGTTCTATTCTTATACCTTTAGGTCCTCTGGATTTGAAACTTGTCTAGCTACCTTCTAAAATAGTTTAAGATATTAAAAGAAAGGAACAAATCACTTTCAAATGTTAACgcgtgtttcaaaaatatatataagtgACTGATAATAGaattccaaaacaatatttgaaatttaagtttaccggtatttttggaaaacagtaGTGATTATTACTTGCAACACATAgcaactatatggcaagtattgtaTTCCTAAAAAAATTCGAGGTCTCGATTTTAATCAAGTTAAAAAATGGTAGAGAAATCGATAAAAATGGGTCATCCAATTCCGGCTGTCTATCTATCTGTCTGTCCTCGCCCCTACAACCCAAATCATTGGGTAtgttgagttcaaacttggaaattaagattttaagcagattcacgttaagcttttttttctccACAAGCCGTAATACTGCCTTAATATTATTTCatgataaaaaatgtaattgtttttttttttggatttaaaaaatatgtactattttttcaaaactcgatATTCATTCTTCATTAAACGGAATTgcacaccaaaaatatttttaagacaaatctgaaaaatt
It encodes:
- the LOC129940983 gene encoding uncharacterized protein LOC129940983: MQEDAGDINAATIPSSVILPKDQRISNIGAAATTAASASAALASASAGAHSHQVDLKYESESSCGGGYESTTSTTTTTTTTTSTMTTMTQTQTNYKRKLMLAFGHVSGIGKAVDDGYGGGASGGASVVSISEKDNMEMATASDKMQPECKKLKLFVEKEQMFEQFQPWALKTYGDQAKTKTITLRKKARILKALEGKEHSKPDSSKFRFWVKSKAFTTKRPECFENVPDYPASSNTEYPNNIDLFVASTTKDFGQRIYRKVAVVEEFFNIIYNIHVEMGGRSGRHAGQKRTYRIITETFAFLPREAVTRFLSACPECKKNLRPLSPGRRSPADDEIPNESSSEIDVLNVSSQTESSLEVPKSSTPVSKVETQIMTTTLQYRKKSSPNPSPKDELKTPTESSASSFSYPSTVQKIRVNPALQTQLFDSEPVRNGTPSAATASTSTTNSPQMNFGLLNRESLIRYYEFMRILYGQSMPAQPEKSSPRKESTPKPQTSQSIPREIINLTLDDEPTTSAASLAIQSESVQKSTPSQQVCAINLSKPFFSNPQPDVISKLTSNVSSNATSNITLNVTSNVVANIPQPSKPPEPLSSSELALPTLVPPQPIQIPKPPPMQEGIPLEGQPQQLDLRKLKPITSTYLTLTRSMGLSDADALMLDDLVSKDFKYTL